AAGAGGATAAATTTGCCATTCAGTGAATGACAGAGCACGCTTTGTTGCTCTTTTATTCTTGAGGAAGACAACAATTCAATGTATGCATTGCCTTGGCACTTCGATAGTGGCCCTTTCCAATTTCCCTCTTCTGCGATACCAACTGGTGTTGGGCAAATATACTGATCGGGGaatcatttaatatattttaaccaCGATACTAATACctcttaataaaattaattatttaataattatttaatctctctattttaaacttttttttttaattttacttttaatttgtaaattgtTTAatcctttttattaatttttttagtcaaATTAAAAATAGGATATTATTTTTTGGGGATTAAAGAGACTAGATAATTATATTGTTTAAATTATAggtaataaataattaagttgaacaaattttattttaaaagaataggAAAAATTTAACTGGACTAAAATACTCATTTCATACAATAAAATAAtgcctatttatttttttaaaataaaatataattattaattaaaagagaaatattaaaattatattatgatttATCCTACTTTacttcaaaatttataatttaatatatattaaaataatatctccTAATATGATATCTATATTAGTATTTTTAATCGCATCTGAAAATTGATAAATATGATATTACGAGTTACTATTTTGATACAAATTGAATTATAGATCGTGAGATTaacaattatatattaataattaataatatatctgATATtgcagaaattaaattaataatgtaaCTCGAATGAAGTTATGTTGTGCTTAGCTAAACCTGCAAAGGCGAAAATGTGAAATGATAGAGAGTATAATGAATTACTTAAAAATTGAGTAGTATAAGAGAATAATGTATCTTTATCTTTATGATCGttctctttttatactgtaagaggatggagataaatatagtatttttcgATAATCCGGTGATAATGTAGTCGGCTGCTTAATAAGAGATATCGTCAGTTGTTAGGTTGGTAATCTCGTGATTATAGGCGTGATGGAATACGTTGAAATGTGCTTGATAATAATAACTCCATGCCGAGACTCGCTCTATCCAGGAAAGGACAAGTCTTGCTAATGAACCTGGTGTTAAGATATTCGAGTCTTTTTTTCCTTGGACTGGATTGCATTTTCTACTTATCAGATTTTTGCCACATAGCCTTATCTTGTAGCGACAGCTCATTGCTTTCTTTGGACAATCGTTATATAGCATCAGAGGTCATCCGCTGATattcgattctttagattcaaAGGAGATAGCAATTCTCGAGACCTGAAACACGTGGCCTACTAAAATTGGTATTTTTTATGTTTACGTTGTTTCACATATCTAACCCCTTAAGCCCTACTAGCTTGCCATCAAAATCGTATTACAAGAACACTTCTTCTTCCTCGAATAACACTTTTGCTTTCACCTGTGATCTTTTGCTTTTAgaaagtctctgtcttcttATCTGTTTATACTTCCTACGGTAATTTTTGCTTCcttttttcttatcaaaatgAACAGGAATactttcttttctatttttctgGTGAGAATTCTGCTTTAGACTCCTACTCCGATGGTCCCATCCGTGCTTCGGCCTCCATCGTTCCATTAAGGGAGGCTCTAGAAAGCAAGGGCAGTTCTATTAGTGATATCCCCTCTGCCTTATTGAAGCAAGATGTAAAACGCCTTTATGAAACGTAACAAATCCCTTAAGAGACCTTTCGCATCTTTGTCCCTTCTCTCTGCATTCGTGTGAATGACTTGATTGCTGTGGAAGACACTATTATGGTCTCCGAGGAGAATCTGAAGGCAAGTCTCCCCTAGACCCATTTTTTGTTGACATTCTTTAGTTCCATAAGTTTTCGATTGTCCAGTTGCACTCCAATAGTTGGAGAATCTTGATAACCTTCCGGTTTATTTGTATTAATAACAATATTGAACCGAGTGCAGTCCTTTTTTTCCCAACTGTACCAGCTGAATACctacaaaaataaagaattttagtattttagcaGACGAAAATATCTGACTATTTTTTACCGAATGCCTTCTTCATTGAAGcggttgaaaaataaattttttacccTCCATCACTGAATGTCTAGGGGCTTTGAACGCCTTCAAACAAGTTAGCACTTTTGGGTGGAACTAACGAAGAATGGGGCCCACCAAGGAGGGAGAAAGATAGATCTTTAGCCTCTCTTTTGACTATGACTAAGCCTGTGAAGAAAATTGATATTATTCAAGCGGTGAGGAACGCTATTTTTTTCTGGTAGAGTCATTTTCAAGCGAGTCAGACTTGAAGTCTTCACCACCCAGCCTTCCTAGCTTCGGGGAAGGCACTCCCTAGCCAAAAATGAGGTTACTTCTCTTTTTGCCTTTTTTGGATTTTAAACTATCTTGCttacttatttttctctttttgtaaatataattttaataatatgataataaaatattaaatttagttgACGtctatgaaaataatatattataacaatattttaattctaaaatttacatacaattaaataaaaaaatttaatcatgaATATAATCACATGCTTTCAGAGgcaaaaaaaacatatatattgatgaccgctggatttcttcaccccagatcaggggcttgaccgcagccaaaggcccataatatagaggcccacacacctgatatgcACAACAAGCTTGGCTCATTCAACCTGCAAGGCTGGGCTTAACCAAGCTTCTTCATTCGGATCGGCCCAGTCCGCGACCAacaggccctctcctctcaggttcagcgtccggcccgactctcggcccagcccagtttCCAGAGCCATATTCAGACAACCTAGCAaatccgctcgagcgtacgcacgaggagaatcagaggccgttacgcatggagcaggcggctgatatcctcgtacgcccgaatctgtatgtcagagacgcgtgtcccaatcatggagaggcctttacacgtcaccagcaagcatagcgaaatggataaaaggggaaccccctccccaaaaagtttaagttttatattttcaataccaaaacctttgtaaaaccctattctattggatctcaaatcatcatatatatatatatatatatcacaaacttcaaattattaaataaattcataagatattatattttcattttctaaacaTTTTTAATCCAATATTTTTCCTATAAAgtggttatttaaaaaatttagaaaatttgaGATAACACGTAACATTCAATGAAATTTGATTGtttgttttttaaataataatgatgGAAGCCGTCTTCACGATATGCTTACAAGAAGACTTTTAAGGTAAAGAAGTggctttttaaaaataaaaaaaattcattcaaatttaaaacgatgaaaaatattcacaattttcatagttaaaattttatttaaaacttaattaatttcatttttaaattttttctatgtactaataattattatctaataataatatatatttttttattatagaagAGTTATTATTTTGCATTTGAAAAAAAACAACTAGAAAACATAATTTTGTTATAAAGCAAAACTGcggaaaacattttaaaaattgtttTCCAAATCATAGTTAAATGTTAGAAAACTAGAACTATTTGAAAAACTAACACATGTGAACATAAAACTTTGTTTTCCAATTTTCTTAGAAAATATTTCCAGAAAATTGCTCCAGTTTTATATAAGTAAACAGGCCCCTAAATTTTCCAAACTCACCTTGAAACTTTGCATTACTTACCTtcacataaaatatatatatatatactttcgcCCCATCTGTATCTCCATCCCATCCAAACACACTGTTAAAACAACAAACGGTCTGCATTAGCAGAAACAAAACGCGCGAAAATGACAGGAACGTCTTAGCATCAAAGCTGAAGAGTGCTGTACTATACCAGTGGAAGAACCTCCCTATTGTTAGAGACTCCTGTAGCAGAATCGCACCATTGATTTGAGATTGGTGCTCTTACAAGTGTGTTAATCTAGGCACTCCATTTACTTCCCTATTTCCCCCTTACTTCCCCTTGTAATTTGAGAAAACTTTCCTTAACCAACATATTCGATTATCATCAATAAAATGTAATGCCATACCCATAATTTTATTCTGCGCAATTTGGAGTAAACCTGGCCTCGGTCCAGGCTGACTTCCAAGTTGAATCTAAGGTTGCCTGATCAAATTGGAAATTCCAAGGGGCAAGTTCCATTCTCCCCCTCCAAGACTGAACCAAACTGGAACATGCGCTCCATATGATTCagactctttttttttatatatatattattgtatAAAGAAATTATGAAAACAATTCCATTGTACTGCCTCAGTCCGAACTGAACTGGAACCACCACAGCTAAGGTTGGAACCAAACCTCCCCCTACAGCCTAATTCAGGTTCATTCCCTCTACGGGATGGAACTGCCAGTTTCAACTCGAAATAGGACCAAAACTTACCCATCCGGGCTATCTAGAGTAAAAACGAGAAAACATTGCACAATACTTGGAGAGAACCCAAAAATAAAACAAGCAAAACTTTGATAACTTGGCTAAGATTGCCTTTGGAACCAGAATTtgtaaatcataaaaaataaagtcaCCAACTCAGCAAGTCAGCTCGAGTAGAAAGGATTAGTTTCTTTCTTAGGGGCAAGAATCTAGGGTTAATAGTAATCAATAAGTTGGAAGAATTtcataagtattttttttttatatcgaAATATAAAGAATCCAATTCAAGCAAGtttaaaatccaaaaaaaagTTTGTTGGAATTGCCAAAATtcttttgattaaaaaataaaatgtatcaCACAAGAATCAATCGTTAGTCCAATTCTTTGATtgaaaaaaatcacaaaaggcGTATATTGCTGCCATTTTGAAACGATTAAAGATCACCGGAGTAATGTCCAAACACAATGATTCAAGACAAAGATGAAGGATCCTGGAACAAGTAAATATGGTTTTCAATTGTCTCCTATTGTCCAACTGGAGTAAGAGTCGCATCATAACAAATGCTTTGGTACATTATTCTGACAACTGATACTAAGAATAGTACTGGATCAAAGATCATCCTTACCAGCAGCAATGCCCAGAAACTTCGCCAGTTCTCCACTTTTATAAGCTTCAACTGTATCTGTTATCAAGGGATCAGATCATTCTGTGAGGATAAAAATATtggaaataattttttctttcaatagattatatataaaaCAAAATGTTTGCATTTGTTTGTTTGCACCAGAAGTAAAACTTACCATCAGAACCACCAATGTGCTTTCCATCTATGAAAACCTGAGGAACTGTACGCCTCCCAAACATTTTACTCAGGGCATCTTGAATGGTCGGCCCATCATCTATATGACAAAGAAAAGCATATTGAATAGCTTTATGGATGCCTAATAAAAAGCAGAGGTCAAAAGAAGAAGCAGGAGATTTACACAAGATTGAGAAAAGCATATTTCTATAAGTAGGAAGCAAGTTTAATTAATCCTTGATTTCTTGTTATTTTTACAACTAGATTATTAGATCTAACATTCTGCTTCAGCCAATGAAATTGATGATAATTGTAAACAAACCTCGCTGATCTAGCTCAACAACGTGTGGTACCTCATTCAATTCTTCAAAaacagctttagccctcctacaATATCTGTATAACAAAAACTTACAAGTAAATGAAATTGgaaaaaagaaagtaaatgtacaaagaagaagaaaaataaacttaggaattttttcctttaatttgaCCAGATTGACAATTACAAATTAACAAGAACAACCTAAGCTTTAGATAACAAAGAACTGAGATGAAACTAATCAGTGAGCTTTATTTTTCTTAGCTGCATCACTTTTACAAAATATGAGTTAGTACATTAGACAATCCACAACGAAGGAAAGGTTAAATTCAGTCTGGTATTTATCAGACTTCAACTAATAAAAATAACAGAAACCCGTGATTGAAGTGAatcaataatagaaaataatcaAAGCGAACAAGTACATCTTTAATCAAAGGCATATCTTATGCTGCGAACTCTTCATCAATCAATGATTCAGTAAACACATCATCTCACGCTGTGAGAAGCCACTATTGAACACAAAAATGTTTAATCAAATTCCCAGTGGAGTTTTTGCTGACATTGATTGATGAACGCTTGCACATCCCATACATTATTATTTGCCTTTTATGCTCACTTGAGACCAAAGAAATAGCAaattctctttaatttttaacgGATCGTGTAAACCTAAGACGAATTACGTATTCTAAGAAAAATGATACAAGGGAAAGTAACAAGCAGAAGAGAGGTAGAGAGAGACGTACGGGCAATAAGACTTGGAGAAGATGACGATTTTGTGGGACGTGATGGTTTTCTTCACAAAAGCAGCCTGAGTATCAGCAGTAGCAGCAGCAGTGGTAGATGGCCAACAGAGAGAGGCAGCAATTACTGTTATTGCCAAGATTGATGATACTCTTGTTCTCGCCGCCGCCATTGAAGACTGAAGAATAAGGTTACCAACAACTGCCTATAGCAAAGCAATAATGCAGAGAGCCTTTTTGTTTCACTTCCGAAAGCTCACCCTCACGCCCGTAGTTTCCCTGGAGAGAAAGGACAAATCAGGCGATGCAGAGGAGCAGGACCTACAAATACGGGTGTGCGGTTCTGGTTACGGGAATCGGAatcaaaattcaatttcttaaattttttaaattaaattttagtacgattttgtatatttttttcaatttgattttaatattaatttttatttcaatttcaattttaataccATTCTCCatttctataataaaatttaaatttaaataaaataattaaatatttttaatattatattatattttttatattaaattaataaattttatttttaaattttaaaataatataaaaaatttataatattatataatatttttatttaaaatacattaaaatattaaataatcaaatatatcttcttattataatttttaaacacttaaaagaaaaaataaaaaaaatctttaattaaatttttaaaagttttgttacaatatttttataaaaaattaattttaactaaataaatttttattatttttctaatacattataaatttatttaatttttttattttttataataaaactatATAGTTTTATCTACGACTATAAAGTTTAAttgaatagtaattttttaaataattataattattttttaattttattaaattatattttattaatatatagtttaattaacgattatataattatatatatatataggagtaataattataaatacatatacatatatatatataattgattttaataatttatattttattaatataaattttattaacataaaaataatatataatataatatatttaaatagaataaaatataataaataaattaaattaattaaattatatttctataaatatttaataattaactagtggcacttataaatttaatctgATGGTAAGTGCATATAAATAAATCGATTTCATATTCTATTCCTttaatctctaatttttatttaaaaaaaataaccagtgattaaaacacataataattatatatatatataattattttaattatttatattttaataatataattttattaatattgtaataaatggaatgaattttaattaataaataaaattaattatattatattattataaatatttaataattaatcagTAACTaaagaatataataattttatattgttgttatatatataaataataattattattataaatatatatatatatatataattattttagtaatttatattttaataatataattctattagtgtatatatattatatataatctatttaaatagaataaattgcACTCATAAATTTAATTCGATAATAAACTTAATCCgagtaaatatgaaaaatttcaaattttatttttctaattctcaatttttaattaaaaaaataaaataaattataattaattaaattaattaaataaaataataaaaaaatatttaataattaaacaatattacAATTATAGTATAGtgtgtaattttattgaaatagtatgatatattaaatatattattgaagttatatatttaaattatagtattattataaattatttaaatatatagattAATTTTTCGATATGATTTCAGTTGGAtgcaaatttaatataatttcaatttaattttgatataattcctaaaaaaaagttaaaaattaaaactaaatatttaCACTTTcatacaatttattatttttcgatTTCAATTCGATCTGATTCTTTGATTTGGTTCCACATCCAATAACGGTGCACATTTATTCCCTCAAATAATTCTACCTATGACTTTCATAGAGTTCAAAAATAGGTAGGCTATTCGCCAAATCACCCATTTTCATtcgaatttaattattatttttaacacgCGAATTCACTCCGACTTagatcaaattttattttaaatcattaaatttagaatttaatagtataatatttaaataatatcaaaatttatttaaatttttaattaaatatctatataaaaaatttcattaataattttatttaaaattaattaccatattattctattttttaattttaaaattaaaatatatagaaattcataaaaaatatatatttttgatttcaattaaattaaaactcattttaaaccaaattatttatcatttaaattatattaatagtcaaatcaaatattataaaagtatctaattttttttttctattcaaTCGCTAATAAagacatataattaaaaatcgaaatcatcgtttttaaaaaatcaaatcaaactaatgtgaaaaatctaattaaattgaatcaaattaaaaaaatttcatttaggCTCAGATTAGTTTTTTGGTTTAGACTTGATTGTACTGGGAGTTAACCTTCTAAATAGATCTACTTGATTGTGCTGGGAGTTAACTTTCTAAATCATGGTCTTGTTCATGATTCATCTCCAAATCCTACACAAAttaatggttcttgatattaCTGAGATTAGATTGATAATGTGACTGGAATGGGACTGCATTATAATTGGTTAGAGCCTACAAGGAAGAAAAAGTGAAGTGATGGTGGGTGTTCATGACAGCCACTCTGACACTCAAGTTAGTATCTTGTCGAGTAGAGAAAATGTAATAAACTATTGAGAGCTTTTAGTATTTACGAATAGCGTATCTTTATCTCTgtgattcttcttcttttatattgtaagagatagaaataaatatagtatttttctGATAATCCGGCAATAATGTAGTCATCTGCTTGATACGGGACATATCAGCCAACAGATGGGAATCTTGTGATCACAGGCGTAATATGTGTGATAACAGTAATTTTGTGTCGAGATTCACCATGTTGGGAGAAGAGCGAGTCTTTTGGTGATGGCTTGGGTATTAAAGTGTCTAGGTCTTCCTTTTCTCGTACTGGTCTGCGTTTCTTATTTATAAGATACCTGCCATGTGGTCCTGTTTTGTGTTGATAGCTCACGGCTTATTTTGGATGATTGTTGTGTAGCATCAGAAACTCCTCGactggtctttgattcttcaaattCGAAGGTGACGATTTGTCTTCTTGATTACATAGCATAATTTGATTGCTTATATccttttgccttcctttggtcataATGACGGCctcatttttttattcatattaaaaaCTTTGCCGACTTTGCTATTGTATAAGAACCCTCCTTCTCTTTTGTATTTTGGTATTACCATCTTCGAGAGACATGGACTGGGCACTTACTTTCTTCTTCTTAAGGGTAACCAGATCTGTGTGGGCAATATCATCATGGTCTGTAAAGTGCAGCTGAAGATGAGTTTTTTTGAGGGCGCGGGCATACTGCTGAAGGTTGCATTTGGTCTAACTATAATGCTTCTTCAGAGTCGTGATTCTTGAATTTTTTATGAAGATGCAGTAGCATTACTTGGCTCCACAGGCTGCAACCAGTCTGACTATAATGCCTTTTCAACCCTAAGGTGAGCATTGTGCAGGATTGATTCCGAGGGCAAGGCCAACCGGTGTCATAGGATGAGATGGAATTgctattaatagattttttagggTTTTGATTTAATAGAGACTTTACTTGGGTCCCTTTTATCTCCTTGtaatattttgtaataaaaatgCTTATTTTATCTATCTCGTTTGGTAGTACAAACATATGTAATTGTGGATTTTGATTCTCGATTTAGCAAATATtccttataaaattttaataaaatataatgaacaCCCAGAAGTATGGGCTGGCGAGTATGCGCCTCTACCTTGCTCTGTGCATTTTTGTGATAAGTGGCCTTCATTCATCTTGGTTATTGGCTTATCCTTTACGTTACCCTCTGATCTTTGATTGGCTTTCCCTTTGTCCCTTGGGGATTAGTATACCCCTTTTAAGTCCTTTTAGTGTGGGGGACCTATTTATAGAAAACAATGTCCAGTTGGTTTAGTGAAAATCGCCTTGTGACATAGCCTGGCAAAAACTGCTTTGTGGCcgtgattagtgggaccaatgcccaggTGGTCTGGTGAAaatcgccttgtgacctagcatGGCAAAGCTACCTTTGTGGCtgtgattagtgggaccaatgcctggGTGGTCCAGCGaaaaccgccttgtgacctagcttGGCAAAAACTGCATTTTAGCCGTGATTAGTGGGATCAACGCCCAAGTAGTCTGGCGAAGACCGCCTTATGATCTAGCTTGGCAAACACTGCCTTATGGCCATGACTAGTGGGACTATTGCCCAATTGATTTGGTGAAAATCACCTTGTGACCTGTCCTAGCAAAGACTGCCTTGTGACagtgattagtgggaccaacacccgaGTGGTCTGAAGAAAATTGTCTTGTGACCTACCTAGCAAAAAATGCCTTTTGGCCgtaattagtgggaccaatgcccaagTGGTCTAGCGAAAACCGCCTTGTGATCTGGCTTGATAAAAACTGACTTATGGTcgtgattagtgggaccaacgcccggaTGGTCTGGCGAAAATcaccttgtgacctagcctggcAAAAACTATCTTGTAGCCTATTCTTATTTCTTGGGTCATTCTTTTGGGGAAGGCAAT
This Manihot esculenta cultivar AM560-2 chromosome 6, M.esculenta_v8, whole genome shotgun sequence DNA region includes the following protein-coding sequences:
- the LOC110616762 gene encoding glutaredoxin-C4, with the protein product MAAARTRVSSILAITVIAASLCWPSTTAAATADTQAAFVKKTITSHKIVIFSKSYCPYCRRAKAVFEELNEVPHVVELDQRDDGPTIQDALSKMFGRRTVPQVFIDGKHIGGSDDTVEAYKSGELAKFLGIAAGKDDL